The following coding sequences are from one Frigoribacterium sp. Leaf415 window:
- a CDS encoding UPF0182 family membrane protein — MPVLVTVAVLAALVIAFFIFSSLLTDYLWYQQLGFTGVLTTQWISRLVMFAVGFVAMAVPVYVSIEVAFRFRPVYAKLNSQLDRYQQVIEPLRRAVVIGVPAVLGLFAGIATSTQWQTVLEWINRTPFGQTDAQFGLDIGFYVFELPLYQAAVGFASAVVLIAGIAAVATSYLYGALRFTGREVRISKVARIQLAVTAAVYLLLQGVSLWLDQYATLSDGTNKLLTGATYTDVNAGIPGKQILAGIAVVVAILFIVTAIVGRWRLPVIGTAALIIISIIVGGIYPWIVQRFTVEPSERTVESPYIERNIQATREAYGVADVEEQTYDAKSDAEAGALAGDAVTTANIRIIDPALVTDAFAQLQQYRQYYSFPEQLAVDRYTIDGNVQDTVIAVRELNTSQLGNSATPYNTTFVYTHGYGVVAAYGNQRSADGQPVFLESGIPVTGALGDAGDYEPRIYFGQESPTYSIVGGDGGNDIELDYPSGSNDNGTNETTTFEGNGGPKLDNVFKKLIYAIKFQSEQIFLSDAVNDQSQILYDRDPTERVQKVAPYLTIDSAPYPSVVDGKVVWIVDGYTTTNEYPYSKPQALSDAIADTYNDRPVYASNNINYIRNSVKATVDAYDGSVKLYAWDTSDPILQTYDKIFPTTLSPLSDMSAELLQHVRYPQDMFKVQRAILGTYHVTDADSFYSSDDAWVTPNEPTSNAQNPPLQPPYYLTLQLPDQDPAFSIYSTYIPQQSGENARNVLTGYLAANADAGSTPGEISSDYGKLTLLALPRTDTLPGPGQVQNNFNTDTAVANQLALLTRGDTSVVRGNLLTLPVGGGLLYVQPIYVKSNSETSYPVLQRILVSFGDKIAFEDTLDGALDSLFGGNSGATAGDNGVPTTGDGTDGTGTGTDTGDGATDGGTATPDTGDTGAGTDNAALDQALADAQQALTDRAAAYAENDLVAAAEADTRLQTALEDAVAASGQ, encoded by the coding sequence TTGCCCGTCCTGGTCACGGTGGCCGTCCTCGCCGCCCTGGTCATCGCCTTCTTCATCTTCTCGTCGCTGCTGACGGACTACCTCTGGTACCAGCAGCTCGGGTTCACGGGGGTGCTGACGACGCAGTGGATCTCCCGCCTCGTCATGTTCGCGGTGGGCTTCGTGGCGATGGCGGTGCCGGTCTACGTCAGCATCGAGGTGGCCTTCCGGTTCCGCCCCGTGTACGCCAAGTTGAACTCGCAGCTCGATCGTTACCAGCAGGTCATCGAGCCCCTGCGTCGTGCCGTCGTCATCGGTGTCCCCGCCGTGCTCGGCCTCTTCGCCGGCATCGCCACGTCGACGCAGTGGCAGACCGTCCTCGAGTGGATCAACCGCACCCCCTTCGGCCAGACCGACGCGCAGTTCGGGCTCGACATCGGGTTCTACGTCTTCGAACTGCCGCTGTACCAGGCCGCGGTCGGCTTCGCCTCGGCCGTCGTCCTCATCGCCGGCATCGCCGCCGTCGCGACCAGCTACCTCTACGGCGCGCTGCGCTTCACCGGGCGGGAGGTGCGCATCTCGAAGGTCGCGCGCATCCAGCTGGCCGTCACCGCCGCCGTCTACCTCCTGCTGCAGGGCGTCAGCCTCTGGCTCGACCAGTACGCGACGTTGTCCGACGGCACGAACAAGCTGCTCACGGGCGCCACGTACACCGACGTCAACGCGGGCATCCCCGGCAAGCAGATCCTCGCCGGCATCGCCGTCGTCGTCGCGATCCTCTTCATCGTGACCGCGATCGTCGGTCGCTGGCGCCTGCCGGTCATCGGCACGGCCGCGCTCATCATCATCAGCATCATCGTCGGTGGCATCTATCCCTGGATCGTCCAACGGTTCACGGTCGAGCCCAGCGAGCGGACGGTCGAGTCGCCGTACATCGAGCGCAACATCCAGGCGACGCGTGAGGCGTACGGCGTGGCCGACGTCGAGGAGCAGACCTACGACGCGAAGTCCGACGCCGAGGCCGGCGCCCTGGCCGGCGACGCCGTCACCACCGCCAACATCCGCATCATCGACCCCGCCCTCGTGACCGACGCCTTCGCCCAGTTGCAGCAGTACCGCCAGTACTACAGCTTCCCCGAGCAGCTCGCGGTCGACCGGTACACCATCGACGGCAACGTGCAAGACACGGTCATCGCCGTGCGCGAGCTGAACACCTCGCAGCTCGGCAACTCGGCCACCCCCTACAACACGACCTTCGTCTACACCCACGGCTACGGCGTGGTGGCGGCGTACGGCAACCAGCGGTCGGCGGACGGCCAGCCCGTCTTCCTCGAGTCCGGCATCCCCGTGACGGGCGCTCTCGGCGACGCCGGTGACTACGAGCCGCGGATCTACTTCGGCCAGGAGTCGCCGACCTACTCGATCGTGGGTGGCGACGGTGGCAACGACATCGAGCTCGACTACCCGTCCGGCAGCAACGACAACGGCACGAACGAGACGACGACCTTCGAGGGCAACGGTGGGCCCAAGCTCGACAACGTCTTCAAGAAGCTCATCTACGCCATCAAGTTCCAGTCCGAGCAGATCTTCCTGTCCGACGCGGTGAACGACCAGTCGCAGATCCTCTACGACCGCGACCCCACCGAGCGCGTCCAGAAGGTGGCTCCCTACCTCACCATCGACAGTGCGCCCTACCCCTCCGTCGTCGACGGCAAGGTGGTCTGGATCGTCGACGGATACACGACGACGAACGAGTACCCGTACTCGAAGCCGCAGGCGTTGTCCGACGCGATCGCCGACACGTACAACGACCGCCCGGTGTACGCGTCGAACAACATCAACTACATCCGCAACTCGGTGAAGGCCACGGTCGACGCCTACGACGGCTCGGTCAAGCTCTACGCGTGGGACACCAGCGACCCGATCCTGCAGACGTACGACAAGATCTTCCCGACCACGCTGTCACCCCTGAGCGACATGTCCGCCGAGCTGCTCCAGCACGTTCGTTACCCGCAAGACATGTTCAAAGTGCAGCGTGCGATCCTCGGCACGTACCACGTGACGGACGCCGACTCGTTCTACTCGAGCGACGACGCCTGGGTCACACCCAACGAGCCGACGAGCAACGCGCAGAACCCGCCGTTGCAGCCTCCGTACTACTTGACGCTGCAGCTGCCCGACCAAGACCCGGCGTTCTCCATCTATTCGACCTACATCCCGCAGCAGTCGGGTGAGAACGCGCGCAACGTCCTGACGGGCTACCTCGCGGCGAACGCCGATGCGGGGTCGACGCCAGGCGAGATCTCGTCGGACTACGGCAAGCTCACGTTGCTGGCCCTGCCGCGCACCGACACGTTGCCCGGCCCCGGACAGGTGCAGAACAACTTCAACACCGACACCGCGGTGGCGAACCAGCTCGCACTCCTCACCCGGGGCGACACGAGCGTCGTCCGTGGCAACCTGCTGACCCTGCCGGTCGGTGGCGGTCTGCTCTACGTGCAGCCGATCTACGTGAAGTCGAACTCCGAGACGTCGTACCCGGTCCTGCAGCGCATCCTGGTGTCGTTCGGCGACAAGATCGCCTTCGAGGACACCCTCGACGGCGCCCTCGACTCGCTGTTCGGTGGCAACTCGGGAGCGACGGCCGGAGACAACGGCGTACCGACCACGGGTGACGGCACCGACGGCACCGGAACGGGCACGGACACCGGCGACGGGGCGACCGACGGGGGCACGGCGACGCCCGACACCGGTGACACGGGGGCGGGTACCGACAACGCAGCGCTCGACCAGGCCCTGGCCGACGCACAGCAGGCCCTGACCGACCGTGCCGCGGCCTACGCCGAGAACGACCTGGTGGCGGCAGCGGAAGCCGACACGCGCCTCCAGACCGCCCTCGAGGACGCAGTCGCAGCCAGCGGTCAGTAG
- a CDS encoding YlbL family protein translates to MAFFTPPRTSPSTARRASRVGWPLLGVAVVSAVVLSLLPGPYLIEQPGPVFDTLGSADYEGSSQPLITVSGHETYPTAGTLDLLTVSVQGNQDVRPGWVDVVRAWADRSRSVIPVEAVYPSGVSNDQVDEQNAVDMQNSQKSAIAAALIHEGYAIPSAVTVSQVSPGSPAEGVLREGDVLVSVNGTSLATDADVDVLRGLVAANGASTPAEVVVDRAGTSVTEQVTPQEVDGTPLLGVGVSVDYTYPFDVTLKLDQVGGPSAGMMFALGIIDKTTPGELTGGEKVAGTGTITASGEVGAIGGIRQKLYGARDAGATVFLAPSTNCTEVVGNVPSGLDVYSVATLDDAVTALETVAGGGDTSSLPTCTAGR, encoded by the coding sequence GTGGCCTTCTTCACGCCCCCGCGCACCTCCCCGTCGACCGCTCGCCGTGCGAGCCGGGTCGGCTGGCCCCTCCTGGGTGTGGCCGTCGTCTCGGCGGTCGTCCTGAGCCTGCTCCCGGGGCCGTACCTGATCGAACAGCCCGGCCCGGTGTTCGACACCCTGGGCAGCGCCGACTACGAGGGCTCGTCCCAACCCCTCATCACCGTCTCGGGCCACGAGACCTACCCCACCGCGGGCACGCTCGACCTCCTGACCGTCAGCGTCCAGGGCAACCAGGACGTCCGGCCGGGGTGGGTCGACGTCGTCCGTGCCTGGGCGGATCGCAGCCGTTCGGTGATCCCGGTCGAGGCCGTGTACCCGTCGGGGGTGTCGAACGACCAGGTCGACGAGCAGAACGCCGTGGACATGCAGAACTCGCAGAAGTCCGCCATCGCCGCGGCGTTGATCCACGAGGGGTACGCCATCCCCAGCGCCGTGACCGTCAGCCAGGTCTCCCCGGGCAGCCCGGCCGAGGGCGTCCTGCGCGAGGGCGACGTCCTGGTCAGCGTCAACGGCACGAGTCTCGCCACCGACGCGGACGTGGACGTCCTCCGCGGCCTCGTGGCGGCGAACGGTGCGTCGACGCCGGCCGAGGTCGTCGTCGACCGGGCAGGGACGAGCGTGACCGAGCAGGTCACCCCGCAAGAGGTCGACGGCACGCCGCTGCTCGGGGTCGGGGTCAGCGTCGACTACACGTACCCCTTCGACGTGACGCTGAAGCTCGACCAGGTCGGCGGACCGAGCGCCGGCATGATGTTCGCGCTCGGGATCATCGACAAGACGACTCCGGGCGAGCTCACCGGCGGCGAGAAGGTCGCGGGCACGGGCACCATCACGGCGTCGGGCGAGGTGGGCGCCATCGGGGGCATCCGGCAGAAGCTCTACGGTGCTCGTGACGCCGGGGCGACCGTCTTCCTCGCGCCGTCCACGAACTGCACCGAGGTCGTCGGGAACGTGCCCTCCGGGTTGGACGTCTACTCCGTCGCCACGCTGGACGACGCGGTCACGGCGCTCGAGACGGTCGCGGGCGGGGGCGACACGTCGTCGCTGCCCACCTGCACGGCCGGTCGATAG